Proteins encoded within one genomic window of Neoarius graeffei isolate fNeoGra1 chromosome 18, fNeoGra1.pri, whole genome shotgun sequence:
- the peli1a gene encoding E3 ubiquitin-protein ligase pellino homolog 1 isoform X1 produces MLNLEEEPIKYGELIVLGCNGSFPGGNRGRRKSRFSLYRRAKANGVKPGTVHNACSPEAAKVISNNSQHSVSYTLSGTETVVVEYTDDNETDMFQIGRCTESPIDIVVANPAGCSHSNELSGSNQSTISRFACRIVCERSPPYTARVYAAGFDCSRNIFLGEKAAKWHSFGGQMDGLTTNGVLVMRPQGEFSSTSEPGVWREISVCGNVHTLRATRAAQSKGQQVRDESQILVDGSLIDLCGVTLLWRAAAALPCAPGPEHLEQLRVKLNAARPHCPVLLHTLAFPSLDDSESHQPRQPWAYLCCGHVHGFHPWRGRGTSIKHEEEKEENDKDVMKGAREGDKERECPLCRARGLYVALTLGRESRLCVDVGPPSHAFVPCGHVCSEATAVYWSKTRLPCGASSFYPACPFCMKQLAHDRPYVKLIFQGAPD; encoded by the exons gtgtaaTGGCTCGTTCCCAGGAGGAAACCGAGGCAGGAGGAAGAGTCGCTTCAGTCTCTACAGACGAGCTAAAGCTAATGGAGTCAAACCAGGAACCGTACACAATGCCTGCAGCCCAGAGGCAGCCAag GTGATCAGTAATAACAGTCAGCACAGTGTGTCGTACACACTTTCAGGCACTGAGACCGTGGTGGTCGAATACACAGATGACAATGAGACAGACATGtttcag ATCGGTAGATGCACTGAGAGCCCTATCGACATTGTGGTGGCGAACCCAGCAGGCTGTAGTCATAGTAACGAACTCTCAGGGTCCAACCAGAGTACGATCTCTCGTTTCGCATGTCGGATTGTGTGCGAGCGCTCACCGCCTTACACTGCCCGAGTGTATGCTGCCGGCTTCGACTGCTCCAGGAACATCTTTCTCGGA gagAAGGCGGCTAAGTGGCATTCGTTCGGTGGTCAAATGGATGGTTTGACCACTAACGGTGTTCTGGTGATGCGGCCACAGGGTGAATTTAGCAGCACTTCTGAGCCTGGTGTGTGGAGGGAGATCTCTGTCTGCGGCAACGTTCACACACTCCGAGCGACCAGAGCGGCTCAAAGCAAGGGCCAGCAG GTGAGGGATGAGTCTCAGATACTGGTGGATGGCTCTCTGATTGATCTGTGTGGTGTGACCCTGCTTTGGCGGGCGGCGGCTGCACTCCCGTGCGCTCCTGGCCCAGAGCACTTGGAGCAGCTGAGGGTGAAGCTGAATGCTGCGCGTCCACACTGTCCTGTCCTGCTGCACACTCTGGCCTTCCCCAGCCTGGACGACTCTGAGTCCCATCAGCCGCGGCAACCCTGGGCCTACCTGTGCTGCGGGCACGTGCATGGCTTCCACCCGTGGCGGGGCAGAGGGACTTCCATTAAACATGAGGAAGAGAAGGAGGAGAATGACAAGGACGTAATGAAGGGAGCAAGGGAAGGAGATAAGGAGAGGGAGTGTCCTCTGTGTCGGGCACGAGGCCTGTATGTTGCCCTGACGCTGGGCCGCGAGTCACGGCTCTGTGTGGATGTGGGACCACCGTCTCATGCCTTCGTGCCGTGTGGTCATGTTTGCTCGGAGGCCACAGCAGTGTACTGGAGTAAAACCCGGCTGCCATGCGGCGCAAGCTCTTTTTACCCAGCTTGCCCCTTCTGCATGAAGCAGCTCGCACATGACAGACCCTATGTCAAGCTCATCTTTCAGGGAGCGCCAGATTGA
- the peli1a gene encoding E3 ubiquitin-protein ligase pellino homolog 1 isoform X2 — protein MLNLEEEPIKYGELIVLGCNGSFPGGNRGRRKSRFSLYRRAKANGVKPGTVHNACSPEAAKVISNNSQHSVSYTLSGTETVVVEYTDDNETDMFQIGRCTESPIDIVVANPAGCSHSNELSGSNQSTISRFACRIVCERSPPYTARVYAAGFDCSRNIFLGKAAKWHSFGGQMDGLTTNGVLVMRPQGEFSSTSEPGVWREISVCGNVHTLRATRAAQSKGQQVRDESQILVDGSLIDLCGVTLLWRAAAALPCAPGPEHLEQLRVKLNAARPHCPVLLHTLAFPSLDDSESHQPRQPWAYLCCGHVHGFHPWRGRGTSIKHEEEKEENDKDVMKGAREGDKERECPLCRARGLYVALTLGRESRLCVDVGPPSHAFVPCGHVCSEATAVYWSKTRLPCGASSFYPACPFCMKQLAHDRPYVKLIFQGAPD, from the exons gtgtaaTGGCTCGTTCCCAGGAGGAAACCGAGGCAGGAGGAAGAGTCGCTTCAGTCTCTACAGACGAGCTAAAGCTAATGGAGTCAAACCAGGAACCGTACACAATGCCTGCAGCCCAGAGGCAGCCAag GTGATCAGTAATAACAGTCAGCACAGTGTGTCGTACACACTTTCAGGCACTGAGACCGTGGTGGTCGAATACACAGATGACAATGAGACAGACATGtttcag ATCGGTAGATGCACTGAGAGCCCTATCGACATTGTGGTGGCGAACCCAGCAGGCTGTAGTCATAGTAACGAACTCTCAGGGTCCAACCAGAGTACGATCTCTCGTTTCGCATGTCGGATTGTGTGCGAGCGCTCACCGCCTTACACTGCCCGAGTGTATGCTGCCGGCTTCGACTGCTCCAGGAACATCTTTCTCGGA AAGGCGGCTAAGTGGCATTCGTTCGGTGGTCAAATGGATGGTTTGACCACTAACGGTGTTCTGGTGATGCGGCCACAGGGTGAATTTAGCAGCACTTCTGAGCCTGGTGTGTGGAGGGAGATCTCTGTCTGCGGCAACGTTCACACACTCCGAGCGACCAGAGCGGCTCAAAGCAAGGGCCAGCAG GTGAGGGATGAGTCTCAGATACTGGTGGATGGCTCTCTGATTGATCTGTGTGGTGTGACCCTGCTTTGGCGGGCGGCGGCTGCACTCCCGTGCGCTCCTGGCCCAGAGCACTTGGAGCAGCTGAGGGTGAAGCTGAATGCTGCGCGTCCACACTGTCCTGTCCTGCTGCACACTCTGGCCTTCCCCAGCCTGGACGACTCTGAGTCCCATCAGCCGCGGCAACCCTGGGCCTACCTGTGCTGCGGGCACGTGCATGGCTTCCACCCGTGGCGGGGCAGAGGGACTTCCATTAAACATGAGGAAGAGAAGGAGGAGAATGACAAGGACGTAATGAAGGGAGCAAGGGAAGGAGATAAGGAGAGGGAGTGTCCTCTGTGTCGGGCACGAGGCCTGTATGTTGCCCTGACGCTGGGCCGCGAGTCACGGCTCTGTGTGGATGTGGGACCACCGTCTCATGCCTTCGTGCCGTGTGGTCATGTTTGCTCGGAGGCCACAGCAGTGTACTGGAGTAAAACCCGGCTGCCATGCGGCGCAAGCTCTTTTTACCCAGCTTGCCCCTTCTGCATGAAGCAGCTCGCACATGACAGACCCTATGTCAAGCTCATCTTTCAGGGAGCGCCAGATTGA